One segment of Venenivibrio stagnispumantis DNA contains the following:
- the rplQ gene encoding 50S ribosomal protein L17, which yields MRHRVKTKSFHRRKEQREALFVNLAKAMIEHGRITTTVEKAKALRPFVEKLVTLAKKQTIASRRLLNARLKDEKAATKLFKDIAPLFANRNGGYTRIYKLATKRVGDGGEKAIIEFVEFPEK from the coding sequence ATGCGTCATAGAGTAAAAACTAAAAGTTTTCACAGAAGAAAAGAACAAAGAGAAGCTTTATTTGTAAATCTTGCAAAAGCAATGATAGAACACGGAAGAATTACTACAACCGTTGAAAAAGCAAAAGCATTAAGACCTTTTGTAGAAAAATTAGTTACCCTTGCAAAAAAACAAACAATTGCTTCCAGAAGATTACTTAATGCAAGATTAAAAGATGAAAAAGCAGCTACTAAATTATTTAAAGATATAGCTCCACTTTTTGCAAATAGAAACGGTGGATATACAAGAATTTACAAACTTGCTACAAAAAGAGTTGGCGATGGTGGAGAAAAAGCTATCATAGAATTTGTTGAATTTCCTGAAAAATAA
- a CDS encoding YggT family protein has translation MAVSQILDIALTVYMWIVIISSLLSFVNPDPYNPLVRTIYNLTEPVYRIIRKYIPTIVYNIDFAPFIVILIIIFLKRFLIQSLIDLAYSL, from the coding sequence ATGGCGGTGTCTCAAATCTTAGACATCGCCTTAACTGTCTATATGTGGATAGTTATAATCTCTTCTTTACTTAGTTTTGTAAATCCCGACCCTTACAATCCACTTGTTAGAACTATATATAACCTTACCGAGCCGGTTTACAGGATAATCAGAAAATATATTCCAACCATAGTTTATAATATAGATTTTGCTCCTTTTATCGTTATATTGATTATTATATTTTTAAAAAGATTTTTAATTCAATCATTAATAGATTTAGCATATTCATTATAA
- a CDS encoding GGDEF domain-containing protein: protein MEIKCKFLEQLNNDYKLTKEDISFIAQIAKEQIKFMIRNNIPLLPTNYKNWFIVFCYLFENKQSFTDIDAVSIYKNFFEENCCDDKVENFKSQLQMKKLEKIADKISEDLEMVVKLIEQGDINIENSQKVIEQEWNNANIEKIGENVEKILEELRFLREQNKELKEKLEHYNQEVKKLKEELIEAKEEANLDFLTGLPNRRSFIRALEEYFKLLKEKGIDFSIILFDIDNFKKINDTYGHDVGDLVLKDVASVLKFYLRANTIAGRLGGEEFGILIPAKLEDAVKVAERIRKVMENREIRYQDKIIKYTASFGVTQAKKDDTIDTLLKRADELLYKAKRSGKNIVIADG, encoded by the coding sequence ATGGAGATAAAATGTAAATTTTTAGAGCAACTTAATAATGATTATAAATTAACAAAAGAGGATATCTCTTTTATCGCACAGATAGCAAAAGAACAAATAAAATTTATGATAAGAAATAATATTCCTTTATTACCAACAAATTATAAAAATTGGTTTATTGTTTTTTGTTATCTTTTTGAAAATAAGCAAAGTTTTACAGATATAGATGCAGTATCTATATATAAAAATTTCTTTGAAGAAAATTGTTGTGATGATAAAGTAGAAAATTTTAAATCTCAGCTTCAAATGAAAAAACTTGAGAAAATAGCAGATAAAATCAGTGAAGATTTAGAAATGGTTGTCAAACTTATAGAACAAGGGGATATAAATATAGAAAATTCCCAAAAAGTAATAGAACAGGAATGGAATAATGCTAATATAGAAAAAATAGGAGAAAATGTAGAAAAGATTTTAGAAGAGTTAAGATTTTTAAGAGAGCAAAATAAAGAATTAAAGGAAAAATTAGAACATTATAATCAAGAAGTTAAAAAATTAAAAGAGGAATTAATAGAAGCAAAAGAAGAAGCAAATCTGGATTTCTTAACAGGTTTACCTAATAGAAGAAGTTTCATCAGAGCATTAGAAGAATATTTTAAATTACTCAAAGAAAAAGGTATTGATTTTTCAATTATTCTTTTTGATATAGATAATTTTAAAAAAATAAATGATACTTATGGACATGATGTTGGAGATTTAGTTTTAAAGGATGTTGCTTCAGTTTTAAAATTTTATTTAAGAGCAAACACAATAGCAGGAAGATTAGGTGGAGAGGAATTTGGTATCTTAATACCTGCAAAATTGGAAGATGCTGTTAAAGTTGCAGAAAGAATAAGAAAAGTTATGGAAAATAGAGAAATAAGATATCAGGATAAAATCATTAAATATACAGCCAGTTTTGGAGTTACACAAGCAAAAAAAGATGATACTATTGATACATTGCTAAAAAGAGCAGATGAACTATTATATAAAGCAAAGAGAAGTGGAAAAAATATTGTAATTGCAGATGGCTAA
- a CDS encoding ferredoxin-thioredoxin reductase catalytic domain-containing protein: MEIKPEILEKMRKFAESFAEKSGTVPNPDIEVREAVIQGLAAHVQELGKPLCPCNFYPDKKEEVQKRRWICACDEMQIFKYCHCLLFTTPEGLPITEYLPEWHEGRQIYGLVKDPTPDKGRALSKVENIIENLKIFVQEHGLDIPEEEIIKFAQETAKKK; encoded by the coding sequence ATGGAAATAAAACCAGAGATATTAGAAAAAATGAGAAAATTTGCAGAAAGTTTTGCAGAAAAATCCGGAACAGTTCCAAATCCAGATATAGAAGTTAGAGAGGCTGTAATACAGGGGCTTGCAGCACATGTACAAGAACTTGGCAAACCTCTTTGTCCTTGTAATTTTTATCCGGATAAAAAAGAAGAGGTTCAAAAAAGAAGATGGATTTGTGCCTGTGATGAGATGCAGATATTTAAGTACTGCCACTGCCTTTTATTTACTACACCGGAAGGATTACCAATAACAGAGTATTTGCCTGAATGGCATGAAGGCAGACAGATTTATGGATTAGTAAAAGACCCAACACCTGATAAAGGAAGAGCTTTATCAAAGGTAGAAAATATAATAGAAAATTTAAAAATATTTGTGCAAGAACACGGATTAGATATTCCGGAAGAAGAAATAATAAAATTTGCACAAGAAACAGCTAAAAAGAAATAA
- a CDS encoding c-type cytochrome yields the protein MKKLALSVLSVVAVVSASFAADGKAIFQSKGCTACHQPAADTVGPSLKKIATTYAGKEADLIKYLKGEGKAIVDPAKEAIMKPQIYTTKALKDDERKALSEFILSHK from the coding sequence ATGAAAAAATTAGCATTATCAGTTTTATCAGTAGTAGCAGTAGTTTCTGCTTCTTTTGCAGCAGATGGAAAAGCTATATTCCAATCCAAAGGATGTACTGCCTGTCACCAACCAGCAGCTGACACAGTTGGACCTTCTTTAAAGAAAATAGCTACAACTTATGCCGGAAAAGAAGCTGATTTAATCAAATACTTAAAAGGTGAAGGTAAAGCCATAGTTGACCCTGCTAAAGAAGCTATAATGAAACCTCAAATTTACACAACAAAAGCATTAAAAGATGATGAAAGAAAAGCATTATCTGAGTTTATTTTATCTCACAAGTAA
- the cutA gene encoding divalent-cation tolerance protein CutA, producing MKEFIVIYITAPTEEVGKNIAKKLIEEKVAACINIVKNIYSIYWWKGNIEEDNEVLLIIKTKKDLFDKIEEIVKSIHPYTIPEIIALPIVAGSFDYLNWIDESTI from the coding sequence ATGAAAGAATTTATAGTTATATATATAACTGCTCCAACAGAAGAAGTGGGTAAAAATATTGCAAAGAAATTAATAGAAGAAAAAGTTGCTGCCTGCATAAATATTGTAAAAAATATATATTCTATCTATTGGTGGAAAGGAAATATAGAAGAAGATAATGAAGTTCTTTTGATTATAAAAACTAAAAAAGATTTATTTGATAAGATTGAAGAAATTGTCAAATCTATTCATCCATATACTATTCCAGAGATTATTGCATTACCTATTGTAGCAGGTAGCTTTGATTATTTAAATTGGATAGATGAATCAACCATTTAA
- a CDS encoding KamA family radical SAM protein has protein sequence MRILEENYWQNINIWKDVKKEDWENWKWQIKNRLKEVKELENFINLKNKEDILRTEEIFHFGTTPYYLSLANFEDKDDPILKQIVPDIKEIDENYQKYALLDPFLEDIKSPVNGLTHRYPDRVLFRATNFCSVYCRHCMRKRIFLEDERARTKEEYEAMFKYIRENKNIKEVLISGGDPLTLPNQKIEYIIKNLSEIEHIDIIRIGSRELVVNPFRFFDEELLEIFDRYDKLWLITHFNHPNEITNYTKIAVKNILKTGTPVLNQTVLLKGINDDKYIIEKLMRDLLKIKIKPYYLFYCDPTKGVYHFRTDIFKGVEILEYLRGRLSGLGIPTYAIDLKGGLGKVPIIPNYIVSIESDKIIFRNYENKLVELEI, from the coding sequence TTGAGAATTTTAGAAGAAAATTATTGGCAGAATATAAATATCTGGAAAGATGTAAAAAAAGAAGATTGGGAAAATTGGAAATGGCAAATCAAAAATAGATTAAAAGAAGTTAAAGAGCTTGAAAATTTTATAAATCTGAAAAATAAAGAAGATATATTAAGAACCGAAGAGATATTTCATTTTGGGACAACTCCTTATTATTTATCACTTGCTAATTTTGAGGATAAAGATGACCCTATTTTAAAACAGATAGTTCCGGATATAAAAGAGATAGATGAAAATTATCAAAAATATGCCTTATTAGACCCTTTTTTAGAAGATATAAAAAGTCCTGTAAATGGTTTAACCCATAGATATCCGGATAGGGTTTTATTTAGGGCTACTAATTTTTGTAGTGTTTATTGTAGGCATTGTATGAGAAAAAGAATATTCTTAGAAGATGAAAGGGCAAGAACAAAAGAAGAGTATGAAGCCATGTTTAAATATATCAGAGAAAATAAAAATATAAAAGAAGTTCTTATATCCGGTGGAGACCCATTAACACTGCCTAATCAAAAGATAGAGTATATTATAAAAAATCTGTCAGAGATAGAACATATAGATATAATAAGAATAGGTAGCAGGGAGTTAGTAGTAAATCCATTTAGATTTTTTGATGAAGAGCTTTTGGAGATATTTGATAGATACGATAAATTATGGCTTATAACCCATTTTAATCATCCAAATGAGATTACAAATTACACAAAAATTGCAGTTAAAAATATATTAAAAACCGGAACTCCTGTTTTAAATCAAACCGTATTATTAAAAGGAATAAATGATGATAAATATATAATAGAAAAATTGATGAGAGACCTTTTAAAAATAAAAATAAAACCCTACTATTTATTTTATTGCGACCCAACTAAGGGGGTATATCATTTTAGGACAGATATTTTTAAAGGAGTTGAAATCTTAGAGTATCTAAGAGGAAGGTTATCAGGACTTGGTATTCCTACCTATGCGATTGATTTAAAAGGTGGTCTTGGAAAAGTGCCTATTATTCCAAATTATATTGTTTCCATAGAAAGTGATAAAATAATATTTAGAAATTATGAAAACAAGCTTGTAGAGCTTGAAATATAA
- a CDS encoding alanine--glyoxylate aminotransferase family protein, translated as MLKERLFTPGPVPLPPEVIKALGQQIIHHRTPEFTRIFLEVREKLQKLLNTERDVLMFASSGTGAMEASIVNFFNENDKVLVINAGKFGERWRDLAKTFGLNVIDYQIEWGKTYNIDKLKEIVENNKDIKGILVQQSETSTATYHDLKPLAEISNSLEDCLLVVDGITSVGVYEVYPEEIGIDILVTGSQKALMLPPGLSILYYSEKAEKRLEKSNLPKYYFSVKAESKKQQKGQTAYTPAINLIIALNESLNLILREGLPKLAKRHALLAKATQEAVKELGLKLLSESPANSATAVFSPEGINADELRKIMQKLGIRVAGGQDHLKGKIIRIAHMGYFDFVDMIEAISVLEVALYKMGYKVELGKGVKKVQEIMIEGV; from the coding sequence ATTTTAAAAGAAAGGTTATTTACACCCGGACCTGTGCCTTTACCACCGGAAGTTATTAAAGCATTAGGGCAACAGATAATACATCATAGAACCCCTGAATTTACAAGAATATTCTTAGAAGTTAGAGAAAAATTACAAAAATTATTAAATACAGAAAGAGATGTTTTGATGTTTGCATCTTCCGGAACCGGTGCAATGGAAGCATCTATTGTAAATTTTTTTAATGAAAATGATAAAGTGCTTGTAATAAATGCAGGTAAATTTGGAGAAAGATGGAGAGATTTAGCAAAAACATTCGGGCTAAATGTTATAGATTATCAGATAGAATGGGGAAAAACATACAATATAGATAAATTAAAAGAGATAGTAGAAAATAACAAAGATATAAAAGGAATATTAGTTCAACAATCAGAAACATCTACTGCAACATATCACGATTTAAAGCCACTTGCAGAGATATCAAACAGTTTGGAAGATTGTCTTCTTGTAGTTGATGGAATAACATCTGTTGGAGTTTATGAAGTTTATCCGGAAGAAATAGGAATAGATATTCTCGTTACCGGCTCACAAAAAGCCCTAATGCTTCCACCGGGATTATCTATTTTATATTATAGCGAAAAAGCAGAGAAAAGATTAGAAAAAAGCAATTTACCTAAATATTATTTTTCAGTAAAAGCAGAGAGTAAAAAACAACAAAAAGGACAAACAGCTTATACACCGGCAATAAACCTAATCATAGCATTAAATGAAAGTTTAAATCTTATACTACGAGAAGGATTACCTAAGCTTGCAAAAAGACATGCCCTTCTTGCAAAAGCAACACAAGAAGCAGTAAAAGAGCTTGGACTAAAATTACTTTCTGAAAGCCCTGCAAATTCAGCAACAGCTGTATTTTCACCGGAAGGAATTAATGCAGATGAGCTAAGAAAAATTATGCAAAAACTCGGAATAAGAGTAGCCGGAGGACAAGACCATCTAAAAGGAAAAATTATAAGAATAGCCCACATGGGTTATTTTGATTTTGTAGATATGATAGAAGCAATATCTGTATTAGAAGTTGCTTTATATAAAATGGGATATAAAGTAGAGCTTGGAAAAGGCGTAAAAAAAGTTCAAGAAATAATGATAGAAGGAGTGTAA